A genomic region of Paramormyrops kingsleyae isolate MSU_618 chromosome 19, PKINGS_0.4, whole genome shotgun sequence contains the following coding sequences:
- the senp6a gene encoding sentrin-specific protease 6 isoform X4, translating into MLRSIARECRHLLCSQLPAVKERPGDILSLEKSESKKDGGFKANWSFSLSDASEEQANHSSRVTMEEAEEQQEGAAGGRQSPQLKNFTVGEHLKTYERKQTNHSRLLKGNGLGVHKLAAGRKHSENPHAVTPPPNRTNYFVVSHTPPQGVVVQGRLFQHANAPAVIGKTVQSNFDLKERKDYNTQQIQRVELDSIILTCPEIPVSPETDVKRRVQQNRRRSFLEAPGSVASSAKRMEPQPLDPQDYLTVCGKCDKPSEDHVRCQNCGNPLAEDTPAPAPTPAEPRVPPLARNPIRPQAATGPSSLAVSKSFYGAASGMRGPRGDVVISPPVRITRGSLPLDGRPAGAPGSAVTYSKACRGKRQLPSKQHELNDPIVLSSDDEDQDGENSSTGSVSRLDNVSPRPADSAHSSPAPCGGRLEAAVKVLPEQEELSSSFFMDMDSRITLPRKSRMKDQFGNAVADDTTNLKRRKVISNMNSIILDCRSVRLGSLRRMVTKPVIFSVDYIQLETEGPEQDVLEKVRLRASELTSCEWCTVRKLPVIFLQTTASECLRLRSQLRMSRGRSLWYDCKSTDLAEQYIVLIFEDGLSVRVEAILEEILQEIGRSNNLSDFPAKLSFEEANKRLVRYNGSEAKLSEDGRQGRTRQSTRLQPLFEDDDDEAEDMSELQPTFTGPVVKLMVYPPAPAKGGISVTNEDLHCLNDGEFLNDVIIDFYLKYLVLEKLKLEDAQRSHIFSSFFYKRLNQRERRNVPDAAHLPIQKKKHNRVKTWTRHVDLFQKDFIFVPINESAHWYLAVICFPGLERQICEPNPLYQGPGSVPRASPVDASAEDELLRVSPPEEDGQHIADASSESDSSSDQTKCSTAPPKGGGREHRAGLNGQSNPQPYYTDGLHRISVCYGGQGRAEDVCTFSDDQSSSQDECSEDGTLADDSLTSCQSTEWTSRDTICKQPCILIMDSLRGPTRSTVVKTLREYLEVEWEAKRGTQRSFGKDVMRGSSPRVPQQDNFSDCGVYVLQYVESFFESPIPSFHLPMNLSEWFPQQRMKTKREEIKELILKIQSQQQLDKKGQCAPRDLDPGDVSDLKPPPSP; encoded by the exons ATGCTCCGATCCATCGCAAGGGAATGTCGCCACCTGCTGTGTTCGCAACTCCCCGCCGTGAAAGAACGACCCGGTGATATTTTAT CTCTTGAAAAATCGGAGTCGAAGAAAGATGGAGGTTTCAAGGCAAACTGGAGCTTCTCCCTTTCTGATGCCAGTGAGGAACAAGCGAACCA CAGTTCCCGAGTGACCATGGAGGAggcggaggagcagcaggagggTGCGGCCGGGGGCAGGCAG TCTCCTCAGCTGAAGAACTTCACAGTGGGCGAACACTTAAAGACATACGAGCGCAAGCAAACTAACCACTCGCGGCTGCTGAAGGGGAACGGCCTGGGGGTCCACAAGCTAGCAGCTGGAAGGAAGCACAG TGAAAACCCTCATGCCGTAACTCCACCGCCCAATAGAACCAATTATTTTGTTGTCAGTCATACGCCGCCACAAGGGGTCGTCGTTCAGGGGCGGCTGTTCCAGCATGCTAATGCACCTGCTGTTATAGGGAAGACCGTCCAGAG CAACTTTGACCTGAAGGAAAG AAAAGACTACAATACCCAACAAATCCAAAGAGTGGAGTTAGACAGCATTATACTAACTTGCCCAGAAATCCCAG TGAGCCCAGAGACGGATGTGAAGCGCCGGGTGCAGCAGAACAGGCGGCGGTCCTTTCTGGAGGCCCCAGGGAGCGTCGCCTCGTCAGCCAAGAGGATGGAG CCCCAGCCGCTGGATCCTCAGGACTACCTGACCGTGTGCGGCAAGTGCGACAAGCCCAGCGAGGATCATGTGCGATGTCAGAACTGCGGCAACCCCCTGGCTGAGGATACCCcagcccctgcccccacccccgcggAGCCCCGTGTCCCCCCCCTGGCCAGGAATCCCATCCGGCCGCAGGCGGCCACGGGACCAAGCAGCCTGGCAGTGAGCAAGAGCTTCTACGGCGCGGCGTCCGGCATGAGGGGGCCGCGGGGCGACGTGGTGATCAGCCCGCCTGTGCGCATCACGCGGGGAAGCCTGCCGCTGGACGGGCGGCCTGCGGGGGCACCAGGGAGCGCCGTCACCTACTCCAAGGCCTGCAGGGGCAAGAGGCAGCTGCCCAGCAAGCAGCACGAGCTGAATGACCCCA TTGTGCTGTCCAGCGATGACGAGGACCAGGATGGAGAAAACAGCAGCACCGGCAGCGTCAGCCGGCTGGACAATGTCTCCCCGCGGCCCGCCGATTCGGCACACTCCTCACCGGCGCCCTGTGGTGGCAGACTGGAGGCCGCCGTCAAAGTCCTTCCAGAACAGGAGGAGCTGAGCTCCAGCTTCTTCATGGATATGGACTCCAGGATCACCCTGCCGAGGAAGAGTCGGATGAAAGACCAA TTCGGGAATGCGGTGGCTGATGATACCACCAACCTCAAGCGGCGGAAGGTCATCAGCAATATGAACAGCATCATCCTGGACTGCCGGAGCGTGCGGCTGGGCTCGCTGCGCCGCATGGTCACCAAGCCTGTCATC TTCTCCGTCGACTACATCCAGCTGGAAACTGAAG GTCCAGAGCAGGACGTCCTGGAGAAGGTGAGGCTGAGGGCCTCTGAGCTGACCAGCTGCGAGTGGTGCACCGTGCGCAAGCTGCCTGTAATCTTCCTGCAGACCACAGCCAGCGAGTGCCTGCGTCTGCGCAGCCAGCTCAGGATGTCTCGTGGGCGCAGCTTGTGGTACGACTGCAAGAGCACAG ATCTGGCTGAGCAGTACATCGTCTTGATCTTCGAGGATGGGCTCTCAGTGCGGGTGGAGGCCATCCTGGAAGAGATTCTTCAGGAGATCGGCAGATCAAACAACTTAAGTGACTTTCCAGCCAAATTGTCATTTGAGGAAGCCAACAAGAGACTAGTCCGGTATAATGGATCAGAAGCAAAG CTATCGGAGGACGGTCGTCAAGGAAGGACACGCCAGTCTACACGCCTTCAGCCCTTGTTCGAGGACGATGACGACGAGGCAGAGGACATGTCTGAGCTCCAGCCCACCTTCACGGGACCCGTAGTTAA GTTGATGGTTTACCCTCCGGCTCCAGCCAAAGGGGGCATTTCTGTCACTAACGAGGACCTTCACTGTCTCAATGACGGGGAGTTTTTGAATGACGTCATCATTGACTTTTACTTAAA GTATTTGGTCCTTGAGAAGTTAAAGCTAGAAGATGCCCAGCGCAGCCATATATTTAGCTCCTTTTTCTACAAGCGTCTCaaccagagagagagaaggaacgTCCCGGACGCTGCCCACCTGCC aatccAGAAAAAGAAGCACAACAGGGTGAAGACGTGGACCCGGCATGTGGACCTGTTTCAGAAGGACTTCATCTTTGTCCCCATCAATGAGTC GGCTCACTGGTACCTGGCTGTGATCTGCTTCCCGGGCCTGGAGAGACAGATTTGCGAGCCCAATCCTCTGTACCAGGGCCCGGGGTCTGTGCCAAGGGCCAGCCCTGTAGACGCCTCGGCAGAGGACGAGCTGCTGCGGGTGTCACCACCTGAAGAGGATGGCCAGCACATTGCAGACGCCTCCTCCGAGAGCGACTCCAGCAGTGATCAGACCAAATGCTCCACAGCGCCCCCCAAAGGTGGTGGACGGGAGCACCGCGCAGGACTTAATGGCCAGAGCAATCCCCAGCCATACTATACCG ATGGCCTGCACCGTATCAGTGTCTGTTATGGAGGCCAGGGAAGAGCTGAGGATGTGTGCACCTTCTCAGACGACCAAAGCTCCAGTCAG GATGAGTGCAGTGAGGATGGCACTCTGGCGGATGATAGTCTCACTTCCTGTCAGAGCACTGAATGGACCTCCAGAGACACCATCTGTAAACA GCCTTGCATCCTTATTATGGACTCCTTGCGTGGTCCAACCAGGTCAACGGTGGTGAAAACTTTACGAGA ATACCTGGAGGTAGAGTGGGAGGCTAAGAGGGGAACCCAGAGGAGCTTCGGCAAGGATGTCATGAGAGGATCCAGTCCCCGCGTTCCCCAGCAAGACAACTTCAGCGACTGTGGGGTCTACGTTCTGCAGTATGTGGAGAGCTTCTTTGAG AGCCCCATCCCCAGCTTCCATCTGCCCATGAACTTGTCCGAGTGGTTTCCGCAGCAACGAATGAAGACCAAACGTGAGGAAATCAAGGAGCTCATTCTTAAAATTCAGAGCCAGCAGCAATTGGACAAGAAAGGCCAGTGTGCCCCCAGAGACCTGGACCCAGGGGATGTTTCTGACCTGAAGCCCCCCCCGAGCCCCTGA
- the senp6a gene encoding sentrin-specific protease 6 isoform X3, which translates to MLRSIARECRHLLCSQLPAVKERPGDILSLEKSESKKDGGFKANWSFSLSDASEEQANHSSRVTMEEAEEQQEGAAGGRQSPQLKNFTVGEHLKTYERKQTNHSRLLKGNGLGVHKLAAGRKHSENPHAVTPPPNRTNYFVVSHTPPQGVVVQGRLFQHANAPAVIGKTVQRKDYNTQQIQRVELDSIILTCPEIPGSCILPSAAVSPETDVKRRVQQNRRRSFLEAPGSVASSAKRMEPQPLDPQDYLTVCGKCDKPSEDHVRCQNCGNPLAEDTPAPAPTPAEPRVPPLARNPIRPQAATGPSSLAVSKSFYGAASGMRGPRGDVVISPPVRITRGSLPLDGRPAGAPGSAVTYSKACRGKRQLPSKQHELNDPIVLSSDDEDQDGENSSTGSVSRLDNVSPRPADSAHSSPAPCGGRLEAAVKVLPEQEELSSSFFMDMDSRITLPRKSRMKDQFGNAVADDTTNLKRRKVISNMNSIILDCRSVRLGSLRRMVTKPVIFSVDYIQLETEGPEQDVLEKVRLRASELTSCEWCTVRKLPVIFLQTTASECLRLRSQLRMSRGRSLWYDCKSTDLAEQYIVLIFEDGLSVRVEAILEEILQEIGRSNNLSDFPAKLSFEEANKRLVRYNGSEAKLSEDGRQGRTRQSTRLQPLFEDDDDEAEDMSELQPTFTGPVVKLMVYPPAPAKGGISVTNEDLHCLNDGEFLNDVIIDFYLKYLVLEKLKLEDAQRSHIFSSFFYKRLNQRERRNVPDAAHLPIQKKKHNRVKTWTRHVDLFQKDFIFVPINESAHWYLAVICFPGLERQICEPNPLYQGPGSVPRASPVDASAEDELLRVSPPEEDGQHIADASSESDSSSDQTKCSTAPPKGGGREHRAGLNGQSNPQPYYTDGLHRISVCYGGQGRAEDVCTFSDDQSSSQDECSEDGTLADDSLTSCQSTEWTSRDTICKQPCILIMDSLRGPTRSTVVKTLREYLEVEWEAKRGTQRSFGKDVMRGSSPRVPQQDNFSDCGVYVLQYVESFFESPIPSFHLPMNLSEWFPQQRMKTKREEIKELILKIQSQQQLDKKGQCAPRDLDPGDVSDLKPPPSP; encoded by the exons ATGCTCCGATCCATCGCAAGGGAATGTCGCCACCTGCTGTGTTCGCAACTCCCCGCCGTGAAAGAACGACCCGGTGATATTTTAT CTCTTGAAAAATCGGAGTCGAAGAAAGATGGAGGTTTCAAGGCAAACTGGAGCTTCTCCCTTTCTGATGCCAGTGAGGAACAAGCGAACCA CAGTTCCCGAGTGACCATGGAGGAggcggaggagcagcaggagggTGCGGCCGGGGGCAGGCAG TCTCCTCAGCTGAAGAACTTCACAGTGGGCGAACACTTAAAGACATACGAGCGCAAGCAAACTAACCACTCGCGGCTGCTGAAGGGGAACGGCCTGGGGGTCCACAAGCTAGCAGCTGGAAGGAAGCACAG TGAAAACCCTCATGCCGTAACTCCACCGCCCAATAGAACCAATTATTTTGTTGTCAGTCATACGCCGCCACAAGGGGTCGTCGTTCAGGGGCGGCTGTTCCAGCATGCTAATGCACCTGCTGTTATAGGGAAGACCGTCCAGAG AAAAGACTACAATACCCAACAAATCCAAAGAGTGGAGTTAGACAGCATTATACTAACTTGCCCAGAAATCCCAG GGTCCTGCATTCTGCCCTCTGCTGCAGTGAGCCCAGAGACGGATGTGAAGCGCCGGGTGCAGCAGAACAGGCGGCGGTCCTTTCTGGAGGCCCCAGGGAGCGTCGCCTCGTCAGCCAAGAGGATGGAG CCCCAGCCGCTGGATCCTCAGGACTACCTGACCGTGTGCGGCAAGTGCGACAAGCCCAGCGAGGATCATGTGCGATGTCAGAACTGCGGCAACCCCCTGGCTGAGGATACCCcagcccctgcccccacccccgcggAGCCCCGTGTCCCCCCCCTGGCCAGGAATCCCATCCGGCCGCAGGCGGCCACGGGACCAAGCAGCCTGGCAGTGAGCAAGAGCTTCTACGGCGCGGCGTCCGGCATGAGGGGGCCGCGGGGCGACGTGGTGATCAGCCCGCCTGTGCGCATCACGCGGGGAAGCCTGCCGCTGGACGGGCGGCCTGCGGGGGCACCAGGGAGCGCCGTCACCTACTCCAAGGCCTGCAGGGGCAAGAGGCAGCTGCCCAGCAAGCAGCACGAGCTGAATGACCCCA TTGTGCTGTCCAGCGATGACGAGGACCAGGATGGAGAAAACAGCAGCACCGGCAGCGTCAGCCGGCTGGACAATGTCTCCCCGCGGCCCGCCGATTCGGCACACTCCTCACCGGCGCCCTGTGGTGGCAGACTGGAGGCCGCCGTCAAAGTCCTTCCAGAACAGGAGGAGCTGAGCTCCAGCTTCTTCATGGATATGGACTCCAGGATCACCCTGCCGAGGAAGAGTCGGATGAAAGACCAA TTCGGGAATGCGGTGGCTGATGATACCACCAACCTCAAGCGGCGGAAGGTCATCAGCAATATGAACAGCATCATCCTGGACTGCCGGAGCGTGCGGCTGGGCTCGCTGCGCCGCATGGTCACCAAGCCTGTCATC TTCTCCGTCGACTACATCCAGCTGGAAACTGAAG GTCCAGAGCAGGACGTCCTGGAGAAGGTGAGGCTGAGGGCCTCTGAGCTGACCAGCTGCGAGTGGTGCACCGTGCGCAAGCTGCCTGTAATCTTCCTGCAGACCACAGCCAGCGAGTGCCTGCGTCTGCGCAGCCAGCTCAGGATGTCTCGTGGGCGCAGCTTGTGGTACGACTGCAAGAGCACAG ATCTGGCTGAGCAGTACATCGTCTTGATCTTCGAGGATGGGCTCTCAGTGCGGGTGGAGGCCATCCTGGAAGAGATTCTTCAGGAGATCGGCAGATCAAACAACTTAAGTGACTTTCCAGCCAAATTGTCATTTGAGGAAGCCAACAAGAGACTAGTCCGGTATAATGGATCAGAAGCAAAG CTATCGGAGGACGGTCGTCAAGGAAGGACACGCCAGTCTACACGCCTTCAGCCCTTGTTCGAGGACGATGACGACGAGGCAGAGGACATGTCTGAGCTCCAGCCCACCTTCACGGGACCCGTAGTTAA GTTGATGGTTTACCCTCCGGCTCCAGCCAAAGGGGGCATTTCTGTCACTAACGAGGACCTTCACTGTCTCAATGACGGGGAGTTTTTGAATGACGTCATCATTGACTTTTACTTAAA GTATTTGGTCCTTGAGAAGTTAAAGCTAGAAGATGCCCAGCGCAGCCATATATTTAGCTCCTTTTTCTACAAGCGTCTCaaccagagagagagaaggaacgTCCCGGACGCTGCCCACCTGCC aatccAGAAAAAGAAGCACAACAGGGTGAAGACGTGGACCCGGCATGTGGACCTGTTTCAGAAGGACTTCATCTTTGTCCCCATCAATGAGTC GGCTCACTGGTACCTGGCTGTGATCTGCTTCCCGGGCCTGGAGAGACAGATTTGCGAGCCCAATCCTCTGTACCAGGGCCCGGGGTCTGTGCCAAGGGCCAGCCCTGTAGACGCCTCGGCAGAGGACGAGCTGCTGCGGGTGTCACCACCTGAAGAGGATGGCCAGCACATTGCAGACGCCTCCTCCGAGAGCGACTCCAGCAGTGATCAGACCAAATGCTCCACAGCGCCCCCCAAAGGTGGTGGACGGGAGCACCGCGCAGGACTTAATGGCCAGAGCAATCCCCAGCCATACTATACCG ATGGCCTGCACCGTATCAGTGTCTGTTATGGAGGCCAGGGAAGAGCTGAGGATGTGTGCACCTTCTCAGACGACCAAAGCTCCAGTCAG GATGAGTGCAGTGAGGATGGCACTCTGGCGGATGATAGTCTCACTTCCTGTCAGAGCACTGAATGGACCTCCAGAGACACCATCTGTAAACA GCCTTGCATCCTTATTATGGACTCCTTGCGTGGTCCAACCAGGTCAACGGTGGTGAAAACTTTACGAGA ATACCTGGAGGTAGAGTGGGAGGCTAAGAGGGGAACCCAGAGGAGCTTCGGCAAGGATGTCATGAGAGGATCCAGTCCCCGCGTTCCCCAGCAAGACAACTTCAGCGACTGTGGGGTCTACGTTCTGCAGTATGTGGAGAGCTTCTTTGAG AGCCCCATCCCCAGCTTCCATCTGCCCATGAACTTGTCCGAGTGGTTTCCGCAGCAACGAATGAAGACCAAACGTGAGGAAATCAAGGAGCTCATTCTTAAAATTCAGAGCCAGCAGCAATTGGACAAGAAAGGCCAGTGTGCCCCCAGAGACCTGGACCCAGGGGATGTTTCTGACCTGAAGCCCCCCCCGAGCCCCTGA
- the senp6a gene encoding sentrin-specific protease 6 isoform X1: MLRSIARECRHLLCSQLPAVKERPGDILSLEKSESKKDGGFKANWSFSLSDASEEQANHSSRVTMEEAEEQQEGAAGGRQSPQLKNFTVGEHLKTYERKQTNHSRLLKGNGLGVHKLAAGRKHSENPHAVTPPPNRTNYFVVSHTPPQGVVVQGRLFQHANAPAVIGKTVQSNFDLKERKDYNTQQIQRVELDSIILTCPEIPGSCILPSAAVSPETDVKRRVQQNRRRSFLEAPGSVASSAKRMEPQPLDPQDYLTVCGKCDKPSEDHVRCQNCGNPLAEDTPAPAPTPAEPRVPPLARNPIRPQAATGPSSLAVSKSFYGAASGMRGPRGDVVISPPVRITRGSLPLDGRPAGAPGSAVTYSKACRGKRQLPSKQHELNDPIVLSSDDEDQDGENSSTGSVSRLDNVSPRPADSAHSSPAPCGGRLEAAVKVLPEQEELSSSFFMDMDSRITLPRKSRMKDQFGNAVADDTTNLKRRKVISNMNSIILDCRSVRLGSLRRMVTKPVIFSVDYIQLETEGPEQDVLEKVRLRASELTSCEWCTVRKLPVIFLQTTASECLRLRSQLRMSRGRSLWYDCKSTDLAEQYIVLIFEDGLSVRVEAILEEILQEIGRSNNLSDFPAKLSFEEANKRLVRYNGSEAKLSEDGRQGRTRQSTRLQPLFEDDDDEAEDMSELQPTFTGPVVKLMVYPPAPAKGGISVTNEDLHCLNDGEFLNDVIIDFYLKYLVLEKLKLEDAQRSHIFSSFFYKRLNQRERRNVPDAAHLPIQKKKHNRVKTWTRHVDLFQKDFIFVPINESAHWYLAVICFPGLERQICEPNPLYQGPGSVPRASPVDASAEDELLRVSPPEEDGQHIADASSESDSSSDQTKCSTAPPKGGGREHRAGLNGQSNPQPYYTDGLHRISVCYGGQGRAEDVCTFSDDQSSSQDECSEDGTLADDSLTSCQSTEWTSRDTICKQPCILIMDSLRGPTRSTVVKTLREYLEVEWEAKRGTQRSFGKDVMRGSSPRVPQQDNFSDCGVYVLQYVESFFESPIPSFHLPMNLSEWFPQQRMKTKREEIKELILKIQSQQQLDKKGQCAPRDLDPGDVSDLKPPPSP, from the exons ATGCTCCGATCCATCGCAAGGGAATGTCGCCACCTGCTGTGTTCGCAACTCCCCGCCGTGAAAGAACGACCCGGTGATATTTTAT CTCTTGAAAAATCGGAGTCGAAGAAAGATGGAGGTTTCAAGGCAAACTGGAGCTTCTCCCTTTCTGATGCCAGTGAGGAACAAGCGAACCA CAGTTCCCGAGTGACCATGGAGGAggcggaggagcagcaggagggTGCGGCCGGGGGCAGGCAG TCTCCTCAGCTGAAGAACTTCACAGTGGGCGAACACTTAAAGACATACGAGCGCAAGCAAACTAACCACTCGCGGCTGCTGAAGGGGAACGGCCTGGGGGTCCACAAGCTAGCAGCTGGAAGGAAGCACAG TGAAAACCCTCATGCCGTAACTCCACCGCCCAATAGAACCAATTATTTTGTTGTCAGTCATACGCCGCCACAAGGGGTCGTCGTTCAGGGGCGGCTGTTCCAGCATGCTAATGCACCTGCTGTTATAGGGAAGACCGTCCAGAG CAACTTTGACCTGAAGGAAAG AAAAGACTACAATACCCAACAAATCCAAAGAGTGGAGTTAGACAGCATTATACTAACTTGCCCAGAAATCCCAG GGTCCTGCATTCTGCCCTCTGCTGCAGTGAGCCCAGAGACGGATGTGAAGCGCCGGGTGCAGCAGAACAGGCGGCGGTCCTTTCTGGAGGCCCCAGGGAGCGTCGCCTCGTCAGCCAAGAGGATGGAG CCCCAGCCGCTGGATCCTCAGGACTACCTGACCGTGTGCGGCAAGTGCGACAAGCCCAGCGAGGATCATGTGCGATGTCAGAACTGCGGCAACCCCCTGGCTGAGGATACCCcagcccctgcccccacccccgcggAGCCCCGTGTCCCCCCCCTGGCCAGGAATCCCATCCGGCCGCAGGCGGCCACGGGACCAAGCAGCCTGGCAGTGAGCAAGAGCTTCTACGGCGCGGCGTCCGGCATGAGGGGGCCGCGGGGCGACGTGGTGATCAGCCCGCCTGTGCGCATCACGCGGGGAAGCCTGCCGCTGGACGGGCGGCCTGCGGGGGCACCAGGGAGCGCCGTCACCTACTCCAAGGCCTGCAGGGGCAAGAGGCAGCTGCCCAGCAAGCAGCACGAGCTGAATGACCCCA TTGTGCTGTCCAGCGATGACGAGGACCAGGATGGAGAAAACAGCAGCACCGGCAGCGTCAGCCGGCTGGACAATGTCTCCCCGCGGCCCGCCGATTCGGCACACTCCTCACCGGCGCCCTGTGGTGGCAGACTGGAGGCCGCCGTCAAAGTCCTTCCAGAACAGGAGGAGCTGAGCTCCAGCTTCTTCATGGATATGGACTCCAGGATCACCCTGCCGAGGAAGAGTCGGATGAAAGACCAA TTCGGGAATGCGGTGGCTGATGATACCACCAACCTCAAGCGGCGGAAGGTCATCAGCAATATGAACAGCATCATCCTGGACTGCCGGAGCGTGCGGCTGGGCTCGCTGCGCCGCATGGTCACCAAGCCTGTCATC TTCTCCGTCGACTACATCCAGCTGGAAACTGAAG GTCCAGAGCAGGACGTCCTGGAGAAGGTGAGGCTGAGGGCCTCTGAGCTGACCAGCTGCGAGTGGTGCACCGTGCGCAAGCTGCCTGTAATCTTCCTGCAGACCACAGCCAGCGAGTGCCTGCGTCTGCGCAGCCAGCTCAGGATGTCTCGTGGGCGCAGCTTGTGGTACGACTGCAAGAGCACAG ATCTGGCTGAGCAGTACATCGTCTTGATCTTCGAGGATGGGCTCTCAGTGCGGGTGGAGGCCATCCTGGAAGAGATTCTTCAGGAGATCGGCAGATCAAACAACTTAAGTGACTTTCCAGCCAAATTGTCATTTGAGGAAGCCAACAAGAGACTAGTCCGGTATAATGGATCAGAAGCAAAG CTATCGGAGGACGGTCGTCAAGGAAGGACACGCCAGTCTACACGCCTTCAGCCCTTGTTCGAGGACGATGACGACGAGGCAGAGGACATGTCTGAGCTCCAGCCCACCTTCACGGGACCCGTAGTTAA GTTGATGGTTTACCCTCCGGCTCCAGCCAAAGGGGGCATTTCTGTCACTAACGAGGACCTTCACTGTCTCAATGACGGGGAGTTTTTGAATGACGTCATCATTGACTTTTACTTAAA GTATTTGGTCCTTGAGAAGTTAAAGCTAGAAGATGCCCAGCGCAGCCATATATTTAGCTCCTTTTTCTACAAGCGTCTCaaccagagagagagaaggaacgTCCCGGACGCTGCCCACCTGCC aatccAGAAAAAGAAGCACAACAGGGTGAAGACGTGGACCCGGCATGTGGACCTGTTTCAGAAGGACTTCATCTTTGTCCCCATCAATGAGTC GGCTCACTGGTACCTGGCTGTGATCTGCTTCCCGGGCCTGGAGAGACAGATTTGCGAGCCCAATCCTCTGTACCAGGGCCCGGGGTCTGTGCCAAGGGCCAGCCCTGTAGACGCCTCGGCAGAGGACGAGCTGCTGCGGGTGTCACCACCTGAAGAGGATGGCCAGCACATTGCAGACGCCTCCTCCGAGAGCGACTCCAGCAGTGATCAGACCAAATGCTCCACAGCGCCCCCCAAAGGTGGTGGACGGGAGCACCGCGCAGGACTTAATGGCCAGAGCAATCCCCAGCCATACTATACCG ATGGCCTGCACCGTATCAGTGTCTGTTATGGAGGCCAGGGAAGAGCTGAGGATGTGTGCACCTTCTCAGACGACCAAAGCTCCAGTCAG GATGAGTGCAGTGAGGATGGCACTCTGGCGGATGATAGTCTCACTTCCTGTCAGAGCACTGAATGGACCTCCAGAGACACCATCTGTAAACA GCCTTGCATCCTTATTATGGACTCCTTGCGTGGTCCAACCAGGTCAACGGTGGTGAAAACTTTACGAGA ATACCTGGAGGTAGAGTGGGAGGCTAAGAGGGGAACCCAGAGGAGCTTCGGCAAGGATGTCATGAGAGGATCCAGTCCCCGCGTTCCCCAGCAAGACAACTTCAGCGACTGTGGGGTCTACGTTCTGCAGTATGTGGAGAGCTTCTTTGAG AGCCCCATCCCCAGCTTCCATCTGCCCATGAACTTGTCCGAGTGGTTTCCGCAGCAACGAATGAAGACCAAACGTGAGGAAATCAAGGAGCTCATTCTTAAAATTCAGAGCCAGCAGCAATTGGACAAGAAAGGCCAGTGTGCCCCCAGAGACCTGGACCCAGGGGATGTTTCTGACCTGAAGCCCCCCCCGAGCCCCTGA